The following are encoded in a window of Planctomycetota bacterium genomic DNA:
- a CDS encoding ATP-grasp domain-containing protein produces the protein MGRSLNILFSCVGRRVSLLEGFRRAMADLGVRGHVYGADWTPLAPAFHRADEGFLVSGVNSPAYVDDLVDVCRRKKIGLVIPLIDWELQVLAEARDRFQEAGARMLVSSPGVVEICRDKRKTCEFLVKSELDAPRVFSYEEAADGPFPLFVKPRFGSSTRHVRFVHNRQALKRFGQHTSRFIIQECVRGTEFTVDVYAGLDGVPRVAVPRERLQVRAGEVAKGRTVRHAEIIRKSMQAVEALAECVGVITIQCFLTAEGAIKFFDLNPRFGGGVPLSIEAGADFPRWIIQEHLGERPEIDPEGWQAGLVMLRYDAEVFCKAKDVGMAE, from the coding sequence GTGGGCCGTTCCCTGAACATCCTGTTTTCGTGCGTGGGCCGGCGGGTCAGCCTGCTGGAGGGGTTCCGGCGGGCGATGGCGGATTTGGGGGTTCGCGGCCACGTCTACGGGGCGGACTGGACGCCGCTGGCGCCGGCGTTTCACCGGGCGGACGAGGGCTTTCTGGTTTCGGGGGTGAACTCCCCCGCCTACGTGGACGACCTGGTGGACGTCTGCCGCCGGAAAAAGATCGGTCTCGTCATTCCGCTCATTGATTGGGAACTCCAGGTGCTGGCCGAGGCGCGCGACCGTTTTCAAGAAGCCGGCGCGCGGATGCTCGTCTCGTCCCCCGGCGTGGTGGAAATTTGCCGGGACAAACGCAAGACGTGTGAGTTTCTCGTGAAGTCCGAGCTGGACGCGCCCCGGGTTTTCTCCTACGAGGAAGCGGCCGACGGACCTTTCCCGCTGTTCGTGAAACCGCGCTTCGGGTCGAGCACGCGGCACGTGCGTTTCGTACACAACCGGCAGGCGCTGAAGCGATTCGGGCAGCACACGTCCCGGTTCATCATCCAGGAATGTGTGCGGGGGACGGAGTTCACGGTCGACGTGTACGCGGGGCTCGACGGCGTTCCGCGCGTCGCTGTGCCGCGCGAACGGCTTCAAGTCCGCGCCGGCGAGGTGGCCAAAGGCCGGACCGTCCGCCACGCCGAAATCATCCGCAAGAGCATGCAGGCCGTCGAGGCGCTGGCCGAGTGCGTCGGCGTCATTACGATTCAGTGTTTTCTGACGGCCGAAGGCGCCATCAAGTTCTTCGACCTCAATCCGCGTTTCGGCGGCGGGGTACCTCTGTCCATCGAAGCCGGGGCGGACTTCCCCCGATGGATCATCCAGGAGCATTTGGGAGAGCGGCCCGAGATTGACCCGGAAGGCTGGCAAGCGGGCCTGGTGATGTTGCGCTACGACGCGGAAGTATTCTGCAAGGCGAAAGACGTGGGTATGGCGGAATAA
- a CDS encoding sugar transferase: MSPTGQAVKRAMDLVLAGTALAGGWPFLAALAILIRIDSPGPVLFRQERAGRGMRPFMVYKFRTMRADADPYDVSPMGREDARLTRLGRWLREMTLDELPQFWNVLKGDMSIVGPRPLYMSQARQFNERQRRRLEVRPGLTGLAQVMGRGEIPHEDKLEIDVQYVERWSLMLDLTIILRSVRLLLPNERVYQKWT; this comes from the coding sequence ATGAGTCCGACCGGGCAGGCGGTCAAGCGGGCGATGGACCTGGTTCTGGCGGGGACGGCGCTGGCGGGCGGCTGGCCGTTTCTGGCCGCCCTGGCGATTTTGATCCGGATCGACAGCCCCGGGCCGGTGCTCTTCCGCCAGGAACGGGCCGGCCGCGGCATGAGGCCGTTCATGGTGTACAAGTTCCGCACGATGCGCGCCGACGCCGACCCGTACGACGTGAGCCCGATGGGGCGGGAGGATGCGCGTCTGACGCGGCTCGGGCGCTGGCTGCGCGAGATGACGCTGGACGAGTTGCCGCAATTCTGGAACGTCCTGAAGGGGGACATGAGCATCGTGGGTCCGCGGCCGCTGTACATGAGCCAGGCGCGCCAGTTCAACGAGCGTCAACGTCGGCGGCTGGAGGTCAGACCCGGCCTGACGGGATTGGCGCAGGTCATGGGCCGCGGCGAGATTCCCCACGAGGACAAACTCGAAATTGACGTTCAGTACGTGGAACGATGGAGCCTGATGCTGGACCTGACGATAATCCTGCGTTCGGTGCGGCTGTTGCTGCCGAACGAGCGGGTGTACCAGAAATGGACCTGA
- a CDS encoding DUF2723 domain-containing protein, with product MTTGRPCSDPSTTLGVALSGSKGDALRGETLRLGPGRLWLAAFGAALVLYVLTLAPDLVWQDGGEYQWTSARLSWPPAIASVWCRPGEAVRVHPWFLVTARALGLVPFWNYAYAANLCSAVAMALAAANIVLVVRLVTGRTAPAVLAGLSFALGHTIWTFAVMSEVLGWTAAFLSAECLLAWLWIDRRQARWLLLLFLVNGAAISNHMMAVFSLAVFGTWMVVECVRRRAPWWVLPAAVGCWLAGGALYWIVGELEYVRTGNLLETVRSMTGGYHGGLVANMDDLPRLLGRSVLYVGLNYPTPLVAAIAFGAVALVRRRNAFGVLVLVLAAVYFLWAARYKVPDQYSFFVPFYVCGSLLIGVGAAALIAWRRWMAWLLVALAIAPVGVYAALPSAAQSAGFVFFERELPHRDPYTYFLRPWKCGDRSARQFAEEVLAALPENAILLPDTTASMPLKCLQDIEGRRPDVRIIDPYDAKFEASVGPYWQSKADLLPGARSEGRRVFVVSEEAGYVPSWVLTYDRLERFGPIFEVKPLRPAGEGP from the coding sequence GTGACGACTGGCCGCCCCTGCTCCGACCCCTCGACCACGCTCGGGGTCGCCCTGAGTGGGTCGAAGGGCGACGCGCTGCGCGGCGAGACGTTGCGCCTCGGCCCCGGCCGGCTGTGGTTGGCGGCGTTCGGAGCGGCGCTGGTGCTTTATGTTCTGACGCTCGCGCCGGATCTGGTGTGGCAGGACGGGGGGGAGTATCAGTGGACGAGCGCGAGGCTCTCGTGGCCGCCGGCCATCGCGAGCGTTTGGTGCCGGCCCGGCGAGGCTGTCCGCGTCCACCCGTGGTTTCTCGTGACGGCCAGGGCGCTGGGTCTCGTGCCGTTCTGGAACTACGCCTATGCGGCCAACCTGTGTTCGGCCGTGGCGATGGCCTTGGCCGCCGCCAACATCGTTCTCGTGGTTCGACTCGTAACGGGGCGGACGGCGCCGGCGGTCCTTGCGGGTCTCTCGTTCGCGCTCGGGCACACGATCTGGACGTTCGCCGTCATGTCCGAGGTGTTGGGATGGACGGCCGCGTTTCTGTCGGCCGAGTGCCTGCTGGCGTGGCTTTGGATCGATCGGCGCCAGGCGCGGTGGCTGCTGCTGCTTTTCCTGGTGAACGGGGCGGCGATCAGCAATCACATGATGGCGGTCTTCAGCCTGGCGGTCTTCGGGACCTGGATGGTGGTTGAGTGTGTCCGCCGGCGTGCCCCGTGGTGGGTTCTTCCGGCGGCCGTGGGGTGCTGGCTGGCCGGTGGGGCGCTGTACTGGATTGTGGGCGAACTGGAATACGTGCGGACAGGGAACTTGCTTGAGACCGTCCGTTCCATGACGGGCGGCTATCATGGCGGTTTGGTGGCGAACATGGATGATTTGCCCCGGCTCCTGGGACGAAGCGTCCTGTACGTCGGCCTGAACTATCCGACGCCGCTCGTCGCCGCGATTGCCTTCGGCGCCGTCGCACTGGTGCGGCGACGCAACGCCTTCGGGGTGCTCGTCCTTGTGCTGGCGGCGGTCTACTTCCTGTGGGCCGCTCGATACAAAGTGCCGGACCAGTACTCCTTTTTCGTTCCGTTCTACGTGTGCGGGAGCCTGCTCATCGGCGTCGGCGCGGCGGCGCTCATCGCATGGCGGCGGTGGATGGCCTGGTTGCTCGTCGCGCTGGCGATCGCGCCGGTGGGGGTTTACGCGGCGCTTCCGTCGGCCGCGCAGTCGGCGGGATTCGTCTTCTTCGAGCGCGAACTGCCGCACCGCGACCCGTACACCTATTTTCTGCGGCCGTGGAAATGCGGGGACCGGAGTGCACGGCAATTTGCGGAGGAGGTACTGGCCGCACTGCCCGAGAATGCGATCCTTCTGCCGGACACGACTGCCAGCATGCCGCTCAAGTGTCTTCAGGACATCGAAGGCCGCCGGCCGGACGTTCGGATCATCGATCCGTACGATGCGAAGTTCGAGGCGTCGGTCGGCCCGTACTGGCAGAGCAAGGCGGACCTGTTGCCCGGCGCCCGCTCGGAGGGCAGGCGCGTGTTTGTCGTTTCCGAGGAGGCGGGTTATGTCCCGTCGTGGGTCCTGACGTACGACCGCCTGGAGCGGTTCGGACCGATCTTCGAGGTGAAGCCGCTCCGGCCGGCAGGGGAGGGCCCATGA